In Candidatus Dependentiae bacterium, a single genomic region encodes these proteins:
- a CDS encoding TatD family hydrolase yields the protein MFVDTHCHINIMVKKTFDTPLTPNDFSLAQEIITSAHTQNVTTIINVGTSLIESNNCIQLAQKFKNNYAVIGIHPNDITSDWQDELKTIDILAKNKNELNIVGIGECGLDFHYPDFNVQKQKDVFKEQIELSLKHNLALVVHTRDARDETLQVIEEYHKEISRGIIHCFSEDLAFAQQVIDWGFALGLGGTITYPKNNHLREVAQSVPLSSIVLETDAPFLPPQSMRGKKNSPVNIPIIAQYLAELRAISIDEVAQQTTDNANRIFGLH from the coding sequence ATGTTTGTAGACACACATTGCCATATAAATATTATGGTTAAGAAGACATTCGACACACCATTAACGCCAAATGACTTTTCCTTAGCTCAAGAGATTATTACATCGGCTCACACACAAAATGTGACCACTATTATCAATGTTGGAACCAGTTTGATTGAAAGTAATAACTGCATTCAATTAGCACAAAAATTTAAAAATAATTATGCAGTTATTGGCATTCATCCCAATGATATCACCAGTGATTGGCAAGATGAACTAAAAACAATTGATATATTAGCAAAAAATAAAAATGAACTAAACATTGTTGGTATTGGTGAATGCGGACTTGACTTTCATTACCCCGACTTTAATGTTCAAAAACAAAAAGATGTATTTAAGGAGCAGATTGAGCTTTCTTTAAAACACAATCTTGCACTAGTGGTACACACGCGTGATGCCCGCGATGAAACATTACAAGTAATTGAAGAATATCACAAAGAAATTTCACGCGGTATCATCCATTGTTTCTCTGAAGATTTAGCTTTTGCACAACAAGTTATCGATTGGGGTTTTGCACTCGGCCTTGGTGGCACCATTACCTATCCAAAAAACAATCATCTTCGTGAAGTTGCACAATCAGTTCCACTGTCATCTATCGTACTTGAAACTGACGCTCCATTTCTTCCACCACAATCAATGCGTGGCAAAAAAAACAGCCCGGTAAACATTCCAATTATTGCTCAATATTTAGCTGAACTACGCGCAATATCAATTGATGAGGTTGCACAACAAACAACTGATAATGCAAACAGGATATTTGGACTACATTAA
- a CDS encoding prohibitin family protein, with product MHNTETNLFFKSIFIGLIIVLIINISFFSYYTLNPGFAALHMRMSKIINVTTIPGMKFKIPFIDRIVYIDTRITKAHEETTALSRDLQTLRVGMVINYRITNPLEIYQEIGINFKKIIIDPFSQESVKAIIAQFTAEDLIQSRHIAKDKVVDNLRSRLKPLYINLVDFNFTHLDFSPDFIKAVEDKQIAEQSAKTAKNLTERVKEEGLQSRTRADAEAYALKVKRESITPELVSLKKVEAQMKAIEKWDGKLPLYTGDATPLISLPTA from the coding sequence ATGCACAACACCGAAACAAACCTCTTTTTTAAATCTATTTTTATTGGTCTTATTATTGTCCTCATCATCAACATAAGCTTCTTTTCATACTATACGCTTAATCCTGGATTTGCAGCATTACATATGCGCATGAGCAAAATAATAAATGTTACAACCATCCCCGGCATGAAATTCAAAATACCTTTTATAGATCGCATTGTTTATATTGATACACGCATTACTAAAGCGCATGAAGAAACCACAGCTCTTTCACGCGATCTACAAACATTAAGAGTTGGTATGGTCATTAATTATCGCATTACAAATCCTCTTGAAATATACCAAGAAATTGGCATTAATTTTAAAAAGATTATCATAGACCCATTCTCACAAGAAAGCGTTAAAGCTATCATTGCACAATTTACAGCAGAGGATCTTATACAAAGCAGACATATAGCAAAAGATAAAGTTGTCGATAATCTACGCTCTCGACTCAAACCTTTATATATAAATTTAGTTGACTTCAACTTTACCCATTTAGATTTTTCACCTGACTTTATAAAAGCAGTAGAAGACAAGCAAATTGCTGAACAAAGTGCAAAAACAGCAAAAAATCTTACTGAACGCGTAAAAGAAGAAGGCCTACAGTCACGTACACGTGCTGATGCAGAAGCATATGCCCTGAAAGTAAAACGTGAATCAATAACTCCTGAACTAGTGTCATTAAAAAAAGTTGAAGCTCAAATGAAAGCAATTGAAAAATGGGATGGCAAACTCCCTCTTTATACCGGTGACGCTACTCCACTCATTTCATTGCCAACAGCATAA
- a CDS encoding ankyrin repeat domain-containing protein, whose translation MFNKKNYIFFVSLLIYSAHTQCAASISSSSSTDPEQKINNRLILNAQLEVATLWDEATSPEMGQILHIINTMLPKKEGPVIAALQHQKTGLSLLHLAALHKNASLVKKLVHPTNVNKTVDGFNPVFRKETLNGITLLHIASLNNDPETASILLQQKGVRHNLKDSSGETPLHKVPQILPSSTDTTKLIELLIQHGCSLHAKNNDDKTPHGIALHRTAHHAIQALTGATCICYKCAKLKLKNTRIKKKKTNNVPKSQKRLHIPAAAIEYVE comes from the coding sequence ATGTTCAATAAAAAAAATTATATCTTTTTTGTTTCACTATTAATATACAGTGCACATACACAATGTGCTGCTTCAATTTCAAGTTCAAGCAGTACAGACCCAGAACAAAAAATAAATAACCGACTCATATTAAACGCACAACTTGAAGTTGCCACTCTTTGGGATGAAGCGACCTCTCCTGAGATGGGACAAATTCTTCATATAATAAATACAATGTTGCCAAAAAAAGAAGGTCCCGTAATCGCAGCCCTTCAACACCAAAAAACAGGACTTTCACTCTTACATTTGGCAGCATTACATAAAAATGCATCCCTCGTGAAAAAGCTCGTCCACCCAACAAATGTAAATAAAACAGTTGATGGATTTAACCCTGTATTTAGAAAGGAAACTCTTAATGGAATAACTCTGTTACACATTGCCTCACTCAATAATGACCCTGAAACAGCAAGCATTTTATTGCAACAAAAAGGCGTACGCCATAATCTTAAAGACAGTTCCGGCGAAACTCCATTGCATAAAGTTCCTCAAATATTACCATCATCAACTGACACTACCAAATTAATAGAACTTTTAATTCAACATGGTTGTAGTTTGCATGCCAAAAACAATGATGACAAAACTCCTCATGGCATTGCTTTACACCGTACAGCTCACCATGCAATACAAGCACTTACCGGAGCGACCTGCATATGTTATAAGTGCGCTAAATTAAAACTAAAAAACACACGAATAAAGAAAAAAAAAACCAATAATGTTCCTAAATCACAAAAGAGACTACATATTCCTGCAGCTGCTATAGAGTATGTAGAATAA
- a CDS encoding sodium/proline symporter, which translates to MTTILAFVIYFCILTGIGIYFYHRNKNASDYIIGNRSLNYWVTAIATQASDMGSWLFLAFPAAVFSNGLFEFWAAIGLISFMFLNWQFIAPKLRSETERYNALTLSTFFSNRFNDTSGILRVISALITLLFFTFYITSGIVGLGRLFQAAFSIDYTIGIILGLICGITYTLIGGFLAVAWCDMFQGIFLLVMILFVPIYTYFVVGGIDAIRLAASAKNISLSLFNSEASLLTAFALAAGWGLGYFGQPHILTNFMGIDDPKKISRAKWVGLTWQILVLSSSAMIGVVGLAYFNQGLENPELLFVLMTKQLFFPLLAGFVLCAILAATLSTLDSHILVSGSTFAEDLYQQLFRKNATSVELMWISRAASLSISLVALYIASGNNSSVYHLVNYAWSGVGSAFGPLVITALYTKNTTREGAIAGMLIGAAVAGIWPYYGFGILLPLIPGFFSGLLSIYVVSFITKK; encoded by the coding sequence ATGACCACCATACTAGCATTTGTTATATATTTTTGCATTCTAACCGGCATCGGTATCTACTTTTATCATCGTAATAAAAATGCATCCGATTATATTATTGGAAACAGATCCCTCAACTATTGGGTCACCGCAATTGCAACGCAAGCAAGTGATATGGGCAGTTGGTTATTTCTCGCATTTCCTGCTGCGGTTTTTTCCAACGGATTGTTTGAATTTTGGGCTGCAATTGGTTTGATTTCTTTCATGTTTTTAAACTGGCAATTCATTGCGCCTAAATTGCGCTCTGAAACTGAACGGTATAATGCGCTTACTTTGTCCACTTTTTTCTCCAATAGATTTAATGATACGAGCGGCATATTACGCGTAATCAGTGCATTGATCACTCTTCTGTTTTTCACCTTTTACATCACTTCCGGCATTGTGGGATTAGGACGACTATTTCAAGCAGCTTTCTCCATAGATTATACTATTGGTATTATATTAGGGCTTATTTGCGGTATTACCTACACACTTATTGGTGGTTTTTTAGCCGTTGCATGGTGTGATATGTTCCAAGGCATTTTTTTGTTAGTTATGATTTTATTTGTTCCCATATATACCTATTTTGTAGTTGGAGGCATTGATGCAATTAGATTAGCAGCCTCTGCAAAAAACATTAGCTTATCATTATTCAATTCAGAAGCTTCATTATTAACAGCATTTGCATTGGCTGCCGGTTGGGGCCTTGGTTATTTTGGCCAACCGCATATTTTAACCAATTTCATGGGCATCGATGACCCTAAAAAAATAAGTCGTGCAAAATGGGTTGGCCTTACCTGGCAAATTTTAGTACTCAGTTCATCTGCAATGATTGGCGTTGTTGGACTTGCCTACTTCAATCAAGGACTAGAAAATCCTGAACTTCTTTTTGTACTGATGACAAAACAGCTTTTTTTTCCATTACTTGCCGGATTTGTATTATGTGCTATTTTGGCGGCCACACTTTCCACATTGGACAGTCACATTCTGGTTTCCGGATCTACCTTTGCAGAAGATCTCTATCAACAATTATTTAGAAAAAATGCAACTTCAGTTGAACTCATGTGGATTTCACGCGCTGCTAGTTTGAGTATTTCATTGGTTGCATTATACATTGCATCAGGAAACAATAGTTCAGTATATCATTTAGTTAATTATGCATGGTCCGGAGTAGGAAGTGCATTTGGACCACTTGTAATCACTGCATTATACACAAAGAATACAACACGTGAAGGAGCAATTGCCGGCATGCTTATTGGAGCAGCTGTTGCTGGCATATGGCCATATTACGGTTTTGGCATCTTACTACCGTTAATTCCAGGATTTTTTTCTGGCTTATTGAGCATTTATGTTGTCTCATTTATTACAAAAAAATAG
- a CDS encoding metal-dependent hydrolase, whose protein sequence is MPGYKGHLMGGAAAFGATFALVSIVNIMPKQDPFIIASCFVAVMAGSLFPDIDVKSKGQNVFYWLILGLFVYFFYKKQFVTLAYVAIVATLPMLVKHRGLFHNIWFIVGALGTLCYLLTGYLPHYDKTIILHTIFFIAGAVSHLWLDLGFVRMFRFR, encoded by the coding sequence ATGCCGGGATATAAAGGACACTTGATGGGAGGTGCTGCAGCATTTGGAGCAACGTTTGCATTAGTGAGTATAGTTAATATAATGCCGAAACAGGATCCATTTATTATTGCGAGTTGTTTTGTTGCTGTTATGGCCGGTTCACTTTTTCCTGATATTGATGTCAAAAGTAAAGGGCAAAATGTTTTTTATTGGTTGATTCTCGGTTTATTTGTTTATTTTTTTTATAAAAAACAGTTTGTTACTTTGGCTTATGTAGCAATTGTTGCAACATTGCCTATGCTTGTTAAGCATCGTGGCCTTTTTCATAACATTTGGTTTATTGTTGGTGCACTTGGCACATTGTGTTATTTACTCACAGGATATCTGCCTCACTATGATAAAACCATTATATTACATACAATTTTCTTTATTGCAGGAGCGGTTTCACACTTGTGGTTAGACCTTGGTTTTGTGCGTATGTTTCGTTTTCGTTAA
- a CDS encoding SpoIID/LytB domain-containing protein: MKFLKHLYSCSKSMLLHGNRPCFYLIFFIFNLHAITEKKTQRYIKRDIQTHKQKKIATLQKYAQVRVLLDTIALPQAAQFSIQSSCGAFMLSDGRGTYKRHIKKVATSIQVKKNLLYVDGKRYKESQLKLSTGGHITYGQHTYSGSFILALQNGKLLIINELPLEQYICSVLRTESWPGWPLEVNKVFAITSRTYVISMMQEAQKTKRSYHVHNCNRHQTYSGVHDKKILQDAVQQTKGIILAHNNKPIIAMFDSCCGGVIPAHIHEVNFNDAPYLARTYPCTHCKRCWIYNWKAEYTLDELHKHLLQEVGPVSNIKNMKVIKQDKAGLSQEVMIYARKKVKLAGKKLYNLFKEVKSYCYTITKKKNKVILHGRGYGHHLGLCQWGAREMVRDGWDYKRILRFYYPNTTFMKCN, from the coding sequence ATGAAGTTCCTGAAGCATTTGTACAGTTGCTCAAAAAGCATGCTATTGCATGGTAATAGACCATGTTTTTATTTAATATTTTTTATATTTAATTTGCATGCTATAACTGAAAAAAAAACACAACGTTATATTAAACGTGATATTCAAACGCATAAACAAAAAAAAATAGCAACATTGCAAAAGTATGCTCAAGTCCGTGTTCTTCTTGATACTATTGCTTTGCCACAAGCTGCACAATTTTCTATTCAATCGAGTTGTGGCGCTTTTATGCTTTCAGATGGTAGAGGAACCTATAAAAGGCATATTAAAAAAGTAGCTACCTCAATTCAAGTGAAAAAGAATTTATTATATGTTGATGGTAAGCGATATAAAGAATCGCAACTAAAATTATCAACAGGGGGGCATATTACTTACGGACAACATACATATAGTGGTTCTTTTATATTGGCTTTGCAAAATGGAAAATTGCTTATTATTAACGAATTGCCTCTTGAACAGTATATTTGTTCAGTGTTGCGCACTGAAAGTTGGCCTGGGTGGCCGTTGGAAGTCAATAAAGTATTTGCTATAACTTCACGCACCTATGTGATTTCTATGATGCAAGAAGCACAAAAAACAAAACGTTCCTATCATGTGCATAATTGTAATCGACATCAAACATATTCCGGTGTGCATGATAAAAAAATATTACAAGATGCAGTACAGCAGACAAAGGGTATCATTTTAGCGCATAATAACAAACCTATTATTGCGATGTTTGATTCATGTTGTGGAGGTGTGATACCTGCACATATACATGAAGTGAACTTTAATGATGCGCCTTATCTTGCTCGTACATATCCATGTACACATTGTAAAAGATGTTGGATCTATAATTGGAAAGCGGAATATACCTTAGATGAACTGCATAAACATCTATTGCAAGAGGTTGGTCCGGTTTCTAATATTAAAAATATGAAAGTTATCAAACAAGATAAAGCAGGTCTTTCACAGGAAGTAATGATTTATGCACGAAAAAAAGTAAAGCTTGCGGGCAAAAAACTGTATAATCTGTTTAAAGAAGTGAAAAGTTATTGTTACACCATAACAAAGAAAAAGAATAAAGTTATTTTGCATGGACGTGGTTATGGTCATCATTTGGGGTTGTGCCAATGGGGTGCTCGAGAGATGGTGCGTGATGGATGGGATTATAAACGTATTTTGCGTTTTTATTATCCGAATACTACTTTCATGAAATGTAATTAA
- a CDS encoding ribonuclease HI family protein, producing the protein MEQLCIFESDVHEGVSKWKLYLDGASRNNPGPAGAGIVLYKNNELVQEGGYYLGLKTNNQAEYMALLIGLFELKKIMKPNDQLLIISDSQLMVRQLQGMYKVKNPELKKCFSLAKYLLKDVPCNIKHVLRHENKQADAMANRGVDTKNEVPEAFVQLLKKHAIAW; encoded by the coding sequence ATGGAACAGTTATGTATTTTTGAGTCGGATGTTCATGAAGGTGTGTCAAAATGGAAGCTATATCTTGATGGTGCATCGCGCAACAATCCTGGACCTGCAGGTGCCGGTATTGTGCTATATAAAAATAATGAATTGGTCCAAGAAGGCGGTTATTATCTTGGTTTGAAGACAAACAATCAAGCAGAATACATGGCATTACTGATCGGTTTATTTGAATTAAAAAAAATAATGAAGCCTAATGATCAATTATTAATTATTTCCGATTCACAGTTGATGGTCCGTCAATTGCAAGGCATGTACAAAGTTAAAAATCCGGAACTGAAAAAATGTTTTTCATTAGCAAAATATTTGTTAAAAGATGTTCCGTGTAACATAAAGCATGTTCTTAGGCATGAGAATAAGCAAGCGGATGCAATGGCGAATCGGGGAGTAGATACAAAAAATGAAGTTCCTGAAGCATTTGTACAGTTGCTCAAAAAGCATGCTATTGCATGGTAA
- a CDS encoding NUDIX hydrolase, which translates to MHRKALLNALELYQPITDTDKKAKQAIQEFVKNNEDCFERSLSIGHITASSWLLNKDGTKVLLMYHAKLNRWVQLGGHCDGDADVLAVAIKEAQEESGIEHIEPVSYEIFDIDVHLIPANAKEPEHYHYDVRFLLHVTSDEDFIRNHESKDMRWFGKDKQGFPTKSPSVVRMLDKWIALKGMRL; encoded by the coding sequence ATGCATAGAAAAGCATTATTGAATGCATTAGAGTTATATCAACCAATAACTGATACAGATAAAAAAGCAAAACAAGCAATACAAGAATTTGTTAAAAATAATGAAGATTGTTTTGAGCGGTCGCTTTCCATTGGTCATATTACTGCATCTTCTTGGTTGCTTAATAAAGATGGCACAAAGGTTTTGTTGATGTATCATGCTAAATTGAATCGCTGGGTACAGCTTGGTGGACATTGTGATGGTGATGCAGATGTATTGGCCGTTGCGATTAAAGAGGCGCAAGAGGAATCAGGTATTGAACATATTGAGCCTGTGTCATATGAAATTTTTGATATTGATGTGCATCTGATTCCTGCAAATGCCAAAGAGCCTGAACATTATCATTATGATGTTCGCTTTTTATTGCACGTTACGAGTGATGAAGATTTTATTCGAAATCATGAATCAAAAGATATGCGTTGGTTTGGCAAGGATAAACAAGGTTTCCCAACAAAAAGTCCTTCAGTGGTGCGTATGCTTGATAAATGGATTGCATTGAAAGGTATGCGATTATAA
- the gap gene encoding type I glyceraldehyde-3-phosphate dehydrogenase, protein MRIAINGFGRIGRNFLRTIFADPEAQKKLNVVAINIGPASLENVAHMFKYDTLMGTFKGKVDFQDSTLSINDHKIVIVAESDPAKLDWSKFDIDWVVEASGRYTGAKFINVHQNAGAKYTLITAPCKGEVTTIVPGVNCDSFDKKKDHIVSLASCTTNAIMPMLKVLHDKFQIEQGFMTTIHAYTNTQVLLDVESDDLRRARAAALNIIPTSTGASRMIDQIMPSIKGRIQAMAIRVPVAKVSLIDLVIKTKKTVDEKKVNQAFFDASQHDLKGILSTCNEPLVSSDYSGCDYSVVIDTPLTQAEGNLCKTFGWYDNEWGYSMRLKDFLMKVS, encoded by the coding sequence ATGCGTATAGCGATTAATGGATTTGGTAGAATTGGTCGGAATTTTTTACGCACTATCTTTGCCGATCCTGAGGCTCAAAAAAAACTTAATGTTGTCGCAATCAATATTGGCCCGGCATCTCTTGAGAATGTGGCTCATATGTTTAAATATGACACTCTCATGGGGACCTTTAAAGGTAAAGTCGATTTTCAAGATTCCACACTTAGTATTAATGATCATAAAATTGTTATTGTTGCCGAATCTGATCCGGCAAAACTTGATTGGTCTAAGTTTGACATTGATTGGGTTGTTGAAGCCTCAGGGCGTTATACCGGTGCGAAGTTTATTAACGTTCATCAAAATGCCGGAGCAAAATATACACTTATCACTGCACCATGCAAAGGTGAGGTGACAACTATTGTGCCTGGTGTAAACTGTGATAGTTTTGATAAAAAAAAAGATCATATAGTGTCCTTGGCAAGTTGTACAACTAATGCCATTATGCCAATGCTCAAAGTATTACATGATAAGTTCCAAATAGAGCAAGGGTTTATGACCACCATTCATGCATATACTAATACGCAGGTGCTCCTTGATGTTGAATCAGATGATTTGCGTAGAGCACGCGCTGCAGCATTAAATATTATTCCAACTTCAACCGGTGCATCTCGTATGATTGATCAAATTATGCCATCAATAAAAGGGCGTATTCAAGCAATGGCCATTCGTGTGCCGGTTGCAAAAGTTTCATTGATTGATTTAGTTATCAAAACAAAAAAAACAGTAGATGAAAAAAAAGTAAATCAGGCTTTTTTTGATGCTTCGCAACATGATCTGAAAGGAATTTTGTCTACTTGCAATGAGCCATTGGTATCAAGTGATTATAGCGGGTGTGATTATTCTGTTGTTATCGATACACCATTAACGCAAGCAGAAGGCAATTTGTGCAAAACATTCGGATGGTATGACAATGAATGGGGCTATAGCATGCGCTTGAAAGATTTTTTAATGAAAGTGAGTTAA
- a CDS encoding deoxyribonuclease IV gives MRDIGLHLRLTHSLLELAQRAVDFKLPTFQCFFLHQDTNRFIELDQEEIDQFMKIRNNFKQLFVHSSYWTNLASIKSISLRTIKKELHLAKRLGFTHLIVHPGCAKGAQGIDEGIDALVRRLNKILKYEQDVQIVLENTAHGNLSVGSDLNDFKTILEKIDYPEKISFCIDTVHAHSYGYNIADITEQQHFFAKMNNTIGFERIALIHLNNTCAGVGSCIDRHELLPDGIIHLDALKQFILNADIAHIPVVMELPATESAIEKEHIDLVRYWHQ, from the coding sequence GTGAGGGATATTGGTCTACATTTACGTTTGACGCATTCATTATTAGAGCTTGCTCAAAGAGCAGTAGATTTTAAGTTGCCAACGTTTCAATGTTTTTTTCTGCATCAAGATACAAATCGTTTTATTGAGCTTGATCAAGAAGAAATAGATCAATTTATGAAAATACGTAATAATTTCAAACAACTGTTTGTACATTCCTCGTATTGGACAAACTTAGCAAGTATTAAATCGATTTCATTACGTACTATAAAAAAAGAGTTACATTTAGCAAAACGGCTAGGCTTTACACATCTCATTGTGCATCCCGGTTGCGCAAAGGGTGCTCAAGGTATTGATGAAGGTATCGATGCATTAGTGCGTAGATTAAATAAAATATTGAAATATGAGCAGGATGTTCAAATTGTGCTTGAAAATACGGCACATGGAAATTTATCGGTTGGAAGTGATTTAAATGATTTCAAAACGATTCTTGAAAAAATAGATTATCCTGAAAAAATCTCTTTTTGTATTGATACGGTGCATGCACATTCTTATGGTTACAACATTGCAGATATAACTGAACAGCAACATTTTTTTGCAAAAATGAATAATACTATTGGTTTTGAACGTATTGCATTGATACATTTGAATAATACATGTGCAGGAGTCGGTTCATGTATTGATCGTCATGAACTGCTACCCGATGGTATAATTCATCTAGATGCTTTAAAGCAGTTTATACTTAATGCTGATATTGCGCATATTCCTGTTGTTATGGAGTTGCCGGCTACAGAGTCAGCGATAGAGAAAGAACATATCGATTTGGTGCGTTATTGGCATCAATAA
- a CDS encoding phosphomannomutase/phosphoglucomutase gives MLGINYHRGWVLIYFYDTLNNNELTHVRGNQIMMQKQQLPSVIFREYDIRGKVGIDLHLDQIYDLGCAIAYFFKQKNPDIKTIALGMDGRVHSPEIKKQLCAAFADSGLDVQFVGLCHSPALYFAMHNLPVQAGVMITASHNPKEYNGLKICLGKENVWGSDIQKLYTDYIENKKIESTIKGSYSEYLIIPAYIDWLVEHFQDLKGMDLSAVIDCGNGAAGAVIPQLVKIMAWKNVEILYPEVDGTYPNHEADPVNIKNMQDVKKVLETTDIQVGIGLDGDADRMAPMTKKGVLVSGDLLLGLFAQEIAQQHPGVAVVFDIKSSAALINYLEQLGAQPVIAPSGHSIVKDAMKKNSALLAGELSCHFFFKDRYFGYDDGVYAMLRLFQMLQKEQKTLDELLQVYPEMYTSDEFRIACDEDKKKLIVQTVKDIFAQKEDADLLVIDGVRVTMPYGWGLLRASNTQPVLSIRFESETVDGLQKVKDDFIHALRPFYEEDVLVKMFE, from the coding sequence ATGCTTGGTATAAATTACCATAGGGGATGGGTATTGATTTATTTTTATGATACATTAAATAATAACGAGTTAACTCATGTCAGGGGCAATCAGATTATGATGCAAAAACAGCAATTACCGAGTGTAATTTTTAGAGAATATGATATTCGGGGCAAAGTTGGTATTGATTTGCACCTTGATCAAATATATGATCTTGGCTGTGCCATTGCTTATTTTTTTAAACAAAAAAATCCAGATATCAAAACGATAGCGCTTGGTATGGACGGAAGAGTTCATTCTCCTGAAATTAAAAAACAGTTATGTGCTGCATTTGCCGATAGTGGACTGGATGTACAATTTGTAGGTTTATGCCATTCACCTGCGTTATATTTTGCGATGCATAATTTGCCGGTACAAGCGGGTGTTATGATTACCGCTTCTCATAATCCAAAAGAGTATAATGGCCTGAAAATTTGTTTAGGCAAAGAAAATGTTTGGGGTTCAGATATTCAAAAATTGTATACAGACTATATAGAAAATAAAAAAATTGAATCCACTATAAAAGGTTCTTATTCTGAGTATCTCATCATTCCTGCCTATATCGATTGGCTTGTAGAGCATTTTCAAGATTTAAAAGGAATGGACCTATCCGCTGTTATTGACTGTGGTAATGGTGCAGCCGGCGCTGTGATTCCACAATTAGTAAAGATAATGGCATGGAAAAATGTAGAAATACTTTATCCTGAAGTTGATGGTACTTATCCGAATCATGAAGCTGATCCGGTGAATATTAAAAATATGCAAGATGTAAAAAAAGTACTTGAAACAACTGATATACAAGTGGGTATTGGTTTGGATGGTGATGCCGATCGCATGGCGCCCATGACAAAAAAAGGTGTATTAGTATCAGGAGATCTGTTACTGGGTCTTTTTGCACAAGAAATTGCTCAACAGCATCCAGGTGTTGCTGTGGTATTTGATATAAAGAGTTCTGCAGCATTGATTAACTATCTTGAGCAGTTAGGTGCTCAGCCGGTTATTGCACCATCAGGTCATTCAATTGTTAAAGATGCGATGAAAAAAAACAGTGCGCTTTTGGCAGGTGAACTGAGTTGTCATTTCTTTTTTAAAGATCGTTATTTTGGTTATGATGATGGCGTTTATGCAATGTTGCGTCTGTTTCAAATGTTACAAAAAGAACAAAAAACACTCGATGAATTGTTACAAGTATATCCTGAAATGTATACGTCAGACGAATTTCGTATTGCATGTGATGAGGATAAAAAGAAATTAATTGTGCAAACGGTAAAAGATATTTTTGCACAAAAAGAGGATGCAGATTTGCTTGTTATCGATGGTGTACGCGTAACAATGCCTTATGGCTGGGGATTATTGCGTGCTTCAAATACACAGCCGGTATTGAGTATTCGATTCGAGTCAGAAACGGTAGATGGATTACAGAAAGTAAAAGATGATTTTATACATGCATTGAGGCCATTTTATGAAGAAGATGTGCTTGTTAAGATGTTTGAATAA